The Coffea arabica cultivar ET-39 chromosome 2c, Coffea Arabica ET-39 HiFi, whole genome shotgun sequence genome includes the window CATGAAATGTTTTCGGAGACGGAACTGTATTTTCATCATTATAGTGGTTTTCATGCTGAATTGATAACTAAATTGTTAAAGTAACAAACTTCGGCAGAAATTTAAGCTTACTTATTTTCCCACATGACACAACATTCGCTATCCTAGAAAAGGTTCCACACGGGTAGATGCAGGCCTTCATGCCTGTGTGCATAAATGTAAAAGTCAAACAAATAACTGAATATCAGAATAAAGATTGCAAACACAAATAAGATCCATCAGAAGGTAAGAGAAACGACCATAAGTTTAATGATCAAGGTAGTAACTTGTGAGCACTTCAGCAAGTGAATTATACCTTGTATGCAATTCCTTGCCACGGTTCATTAGCTAAATACTCAGAAGATGTTCTGACAACTTACTCAAGCAAGGTTCGCTGCAACACTCGAAGAGATCAGcctgccactctgatccatcTGCATCCGTCCTTAATTTGGTTGACTCCCACCTAGGATCAGATGTTTCACTGTAATGAATTAACCATGAAGATAATGAATACTAGTACTCATAATAGACTTTCACAGATCCTAATCCTAACAAGACAACAACTACCCGGGTCCAATATAAGGTTGCAAATTGAGGGCCAGATTCTTTTCAGCAGGCACATTGACCACATTTTCAGTAACATCAATGAGATGCTCAATCACTCTGTACTGCTTTGGATCATTATTCTCCCTTAACCGGTGCAGTTCAAACAGCAGCTTATCTTTCTCTTCTTGGAGGGCCTCATGGATTTGCAAATCAGGATACCTACGAGACAGTGACTTCTCCAACACACTCGCATCTTTCTTGGAACGATCGGGTTTGAGAATGACGTTTTGGGCCTCTACATCCTCTTCATCGAGGGTATACTCCTTATGATCCTCTTCAATTGCCTCCAAGCTCTCTTTTACATTCTGTTATATGCTCACATGTTATTTGTATAGAAATTTCCACCGCTAATGGTCTAATAGCTCTGGGCCGCAGGAATAAAACGATAGTTGGCTTCGATGCACATttttcctcccttaattgaaAGGAGGAATGATATCCTATGGTACGATATAAGTACAACTTAGCTGAATATTCAAGAATCAAAGTCGATTCTCCTGAATTCTTGGCCACTAAATATTCGCTATAAGAAAGAAtgcactttttttttggcaCAGTTAAATAAGTAGGCATACCTGAAGCCTAAACTCGTGGACAAGAGAAATCAAAGGAACGAGCTTGAGGTAACGATCAATCTCGTCTTGCACTTGGCGGAACTGATAGACAACGTTCCACCCCAATGAAATCATGTACAGATAGCTCTTATCTCTGCAACTCTCCACCAAGTCGAGGGCTTTTTTCAGGGCTTCCTCAAGCTGTGCCAATGGCTCAGCAGTGGCCGCCAGTTTCATCAGGTCCGTAGATTTGAGCTTCTCCAGCAAGTTTCCAATCATCCTCACATGATCTGCTAGCTGCTGGCAGTTGTTCTTGTGCGTTACAGCGTTTCTGGCCGCGGTTGTTATGAGGTTTATCAAGCCCATCGCGTCTGCTCTTGTTGCCCTTCCAGTGCCCTCCATGTTAATATATTACTATAAGAATCTGGTACCGAAACTGGAAATGTGTGTGGCCATTTTACTTCCTTCTTTATAAGAACACTGGTACATCATAGTTGAAGCGtttaattt containing:
- the LOC113730318 gene encoding protein MID1-COMPLEMENTING ACTIVITY 1-like isoform X2 gives rise to the protein MEGTGRATRADAMGLINLITTAARNAVTHKNNCQQLADHVRMIGNLLEKLKSTDLMKLAATAEPLAQLEEALKKALDLVESCRDKSYLYMISLGWNVVYQFRQVQDEIDRYLKLVPLISLVHEFRLQNVKESLEAIEEDHKEYTLDEEDVEAQNVILKPDRSKKDASVLEKSLSRRYPDLQIHEALQEEKDKLLFELHRLRENNDPKQYRVIEHLIDVTENVVNVPAEKNLALNLQPYIGPGWESTKLRTDADGSEWQADLFECCSEPCLSMKACIYPCGTFSRIANVVSCGKITREEALNNLMAYSLFCGCCCYTCCIRGKVRKLFGIEGGSCDDFLTHLMCCCCALVQEWRELELRDFEGCQRRKNIAPPYQCMNP
- the LOC113730318 gene encoding protein MID1-COMPLEMENTING ACTIVITY 1-like isoform X1; the encoded protein is MEGTGRATRADAMGLINLITTAARNAVTHKNNCQQLADHVRMIGNLLEKLKSTDLMKLAATAEPLAQLEEALKKALDLVESCRDKSYLYMISLGWNVVYQFRQVQDEIDRYLKLVPLISLVHEFRLQNVKESLEAIEEDHKEYTLDEEDVEAQNVILKPDRSKKDASVLEKSLSRRYPDLQIHEALQEEKDKLLFELHRLRENNDPKQYRVIEHLIDVTENVVNVPAEKNLALNLQPYIGPGETSDPRWESTKLRTDADGSEWQADLFECCSEPCLSMKACIYPCGTFSRIANVVSCGKITREEALNNLMAYSLFCGCCCYTCCIRGKVRKLFGIEGGSCDDFLTHLMCCCCALVQEWRELELRDFEGCQRRKNIAPPYQCMNP